In Paenibacillus algicola, a genomic segment contains:
- a CDS encoding alpha-mannosidase — protein sequence MPYEPFNLDRLREMKDMIEQHIYVERAPLTVNAWVTKEPVAFEDRMSGKPVQDLKPGSKWGELWDCAWFHFEGTVPAESAGQKVVLLIDVNGELCLVDEEGTPRQGLTNVNSEFETALGKPGKRVVLIAEQAQGGEAIDVWGDAGCNDLFGRYHSGTLKEAVIATCREQVRGLYYDVEVLLELGRLLPEDSSRRAQILQALYEASLIFSEHFTDEEVARARALLAPQLAKKGGDPTLTVSAVGHAHMDLAWLWPIRETIRKGARTFATVLRMMERYPDYVFGASQPQLYQWIKEHYPKLYEEIKERIQEGRWELQGAMWVEPDSNVSGGEALIRQILYGQRFYQEEFGQTVKSLWVPDIFGYTASLPQLLKKSGIQYMVTQKLSWNQYNDYPHHTFFWEGIDGSKVLTHLPPEDTYNSPAAPRSLIKIDKEYHDKNVSDRALMLFGIGDGGGGPGEEHLERLERERNLLGLPPVVQEPSAVFLERLNEQRDRYKTWRGELYLEKHQGTLTTQGKNKRYNRLMEKALRELEFAAVLAKQLCGIPYPQQELEQIWKETLLYQFHDILPGSSIKRVYDESVARYEVLLDQTESLIAERYEAIAAHASGGAMGKVVLFNSLPWERKEWLSIGGKWQHVQVPPMGYSVVAPSEDAPQTALSASTQALENELLKAEFSADGTIVSILDKRHGRELLRAGEPANVLTLYDDRGGDAWDFRGDYRSRPSSQLRVTSVQAGVDGAKAYLEQTYVFGSSQLIQTISLTAGSERLDFDTKVHWQENQKMLRAAFPLDVRAGEVTSEIQFGYLKRPLHRNTSWDFARDEICAHHWIDLSESGYGVSILNDSKYGYRADEYGLDINLLRSPGYPDETADRGEHEFTYALFPHEGDAAAAAVYKAGYELNVPLRAVSAAAQIQQVPEGAPASFSVFEVNHSQVMIEAVKQAEDSEAVIVRLYETSGSRAVGKLKLHLPAVSAAEVNLMEQKLAEAAITEGSVDFTMKPFEIKTYQFDLK from the coding sequence ATGCCATACGAACCGTTTAATCTGGATCGACTCCGGGAAATGAAGGATATGATTGAGCAGCACATTTATGTTGAAAGAGCGCCGTTGACCGTTAATGCTTGGGTGACGAAGGAGCCGGTTGCTTTTGAGGACCGTATGAGCGGTAAGCCGGTTCAGGATTTAAAGCCGGGCTCCAAGTGGGGAGAGCTGTGGGATTGTGCATGGTTTCATTTTGAGGGGACTGTTCCCGCCGAGTCTGCCGGTCAAAAGGTCGTTCTGCTGATTGACGTTAACGGTGAGCTGTGCCTGGTGGATGAGGAAGGAACGCCGAGACAGGGCCTGACCAATGTGAACTCTGAGTTTGAAACTGCGCTGGGCAAGCCCGGCAAACGCGTAGTGCTGATCGCAGAGCAGGCTCAAGGCGGTGAGGCTATTGATGTATGGGGCGACGCAGGCTGTAATGATTTGTTCGGGCGGTATCATAGCGGGACGCTGAAGGAAGCAGTTATTGCAACATGCCGGGAGCAGGTGCGCGGGCTGTATTATGACGTCGAGGTGCTGCTGGAGCTGGGCAGGCTGCTGCCGGAGGACTCCTCGCGCCGGGCTCAGATTTTGCAGGCGCTCTACGAGGCTTCACTGATCTTCTCCGAGCATTTCACCGATGAAGAGGTAGCCCGTGCCCGGGCCCTGCTGGCTCCGCAGCTGGCGAAGAAAGGCGGAGACCCGACGCTTACGGTCAGCGCGGTGGGCCATGCGCATATGGATTTGGCTTGGCTATGGCCCATCCGGGAGACGATCCGCAAGGGGGCAAGAACGTTTGCTACCGTGCTGAGAATGATGGAGCGCTATCCCGATTATGTATTTGGAGCGAGCCAGCCGCAGCTCTATCAATGGATTAAAGAGCATTATCCGAAGCTGTATGAAGAGATTAAAGAACGAATTCAGGAAGGCCGCTGGGAGCTTCAGGGTGCGATGTGGGTTGAGCCCGACTCTAATGTTTCAGGCGGAGAAGCCTTGATTCGTCAGATATTGTACGGACAGCGTTTCTACCAGGAAGAGTTCGGACAGACGGTTAAATCGCTGTGGGTGCCGGATATTTTCGGATATACGGCCAGCTTGCCGCAGCTGCTTAAGAAATCGGGCATTCAGTATATGGTTACGCAGAAGCTGTCCTGGAACCAATATAATGACTATCCGCATCATACCTTTTTCTGGGAGGGCATTGACGGCAGCAAGGTGCTGACGCATCTTCCTCCGGAGGATACTTACAACTCTCCGGCCGCGCCGCGTTCCTTGATCAAGATCGATAAAGAGTATCACGACAAAAATGTATCGGACCGGGCGCTCATGCTGTTTGGCATTGGAGACGGCGGCGGCGGACCGGGTGAAGAGCATCTGGAGCGCCTGGAGCGGGAGCGGAATCTGCTGGGGCTGCCTCCGGTTGTGCAGGAGCCGTCTGCAGTCTTTCTGGAGCGATTGAATGAGCAAAGAGATCGTTACAAGACCTGGCGCGGGGAGCTGTACCTGGAAAAGCATCAGGGAACGCTGACGACGCAGGGGAAGAACAAGCGGTATAACCGCTTGATGGAGAAGGCGCTACGGGAGCTGGAGTTCGCCGCCGTGCTTGCGAAGCAGCTATGCGGAATTCCTTATCCGCAGCAGGAGCTGGAGCAGATCTGGAAAGAAACCTTGCTATACCAGTTCCATGACATTCTTCCCGGCTCCTCGATCAAGAGAGTGTACGATGAGTCTGTCGCCAGATACGAAGTGCTGCTGGATCAGACCGAGTCGCTGATTGCAGAGCGCTACGAAGCCATTGCTGCACATGCTTCCGGCGGTGCTATGGGAAAAGTGGTGTTATTTAACTCCTTGCCATGGGAGCGGAAGGAATGGCTGAGCATTGGCGGGAAGTGGCAGCACGTTCAAGTGCCGCCGATGGGATACAGTGTGGTTGCCCCTTCAGAGGATGCGCCTCAAACGGCACTGTCCGCATCCACTCAGGCACTGGAGAATGAACTGCTGAAGGCAGAGTTCTCTGCTGACGGCACGATCGTCTCCATCCTTGACAAGCGCCATGGACGCGAGCTGCTTCGGGCCGGAGAGCCGGCTAACGTGCTGACGCTCTATGACGACCGGGGCGGAGATGCATGGGATTTCCGGGGCGACTATCGCAGCCGTCCGAGCAGCCAGCTGCGTGTCACCTCGGTTCAAGCTGGTGTAGACGGGGCTAAAGCTTATCTAGAGCAGACTTACGTATTCGGGAGCTCCCAGCTGATTCAGACGATTTCTCTGACGGCCGGAAGCGAGCGTCTGGATTTTGACACCAAGGTGCATTGGCAGGAGAATCAAAAAATGCTGCGCGCTGCTTTCCCGCTCGATGTACGCGCCGGAGAGGTGACCAGTGAGATTCAGTTCGGCTACTTGAAGCGTCCGCTGCATCGCAACACCTCCTGGGATTTTGCCCGGGATGAAATTTGTGCGCATCACTGGATCGATCTGTCGGAAAGTGGCTACGGTGTTTCTATACTCAATGACAGCAAATACGGCTACCGCGCCGATGAATACGGACTGGATATCAACCTGCTGCGGAGTCCAGGCTATCCGGATGAAACTGCGGACCGCGGGGAGCATGAATTCACATATGCGTTGTTCCCGCATGAAGGGGATGCTGCCGCTGCTGCCGTATATAAGGCGGGCTATGAGCTGAATGTTCCGCTCCGTGCCGTGTCTGCTGCAGCACAAATACAGCAAGTCCCGGAGGGTGCGCCGGCTTCCTTCTCTGTCTTTGAGGTCAATCACAGTCAGGTGATGATTGAGGCTGTAAAGCAGGCAGAGGACAGCGAAGCTGTCATAGTGAGACTGTACGAGACCTCGGGCAGCCGGGCGGTCGGCAAGCTGAAGCTCCACCTCCCAGCCGTCTCGGCGGCAGAAGTGAATCTTATGGAGCAGAAGCTGGCTGAGGCAGCCATAACAGAGGGTAGCGTGGACTTCACGATGAAGCCGTTTGAGATCAAAACGTATCAATTTGATTTGAAATAA